ATAGCAGCAATCCAAATTGCCGCTATATTCTATACTTTGAGGCATTTATGAATTTTGGGATAGATTCTTATTTTTTAATGTCGCAATTCGCACACACCACCAGTAGTAAGACGATATTATTTTATGCTTTATACTATTGCTTTCACTAATCGAATTAATGTTTCTTTCATAGTTGTTGTTACTTTCATAGTTGTTGTTAAATGTAATTTTCAGATTATAGGTTTTTTCTTTGTTTTTTTGTTTTTTAGCAACAATAGACGCTAAAGACGATAAAGAATTTTCGCTAACTATTCCTGTGAATGTGAGCGGAAACTCCTTGGTATTGTTCAATTTTGCAATAAACGCTTCCGCAAATTCACTTATTGTTTCATATGACTCAGTGGATATATGAGTTGTTCCTTTTTCTTTTTCTTGCGTAATATCTTTCTTAGTTTTTTTTATTTCTTTTCGCATAATGTTTGTATCTTCTTGAGATTTTTGCTTATGCATCAAGAAATAAGCGGCACCAAACAGTGCCAGAGCTCCGATTCCGAGGGTAGTCTTTGGGCGTTCTTTAACTGTTTCCTTCACCCAGTTAACGGTATCCTGCGTTTTCTCTAAAATACTTTGAAAACTTGGTAGGCTGTAGCTATCAAACAATCCACCGCCAGTAGGCTCTTGCTGCGCTTGTAACACTGGGCTAATGAATAAAGCAATTGCTATAATTGCTGACATAATATATGTGTGAATCATATATTTCTCTTTTAAATGGTTATATATCGCACTTTTTGTACTTTGTACTTTCATATATCTTAATTGTATCATATTTGGAGCGGGACAAGTCAACAGTTTAATACAAATAGAAACCCTCGTTGCTTATATATTTTCTTGCAGGTTTCCCATGTCTGCCTTTTGTCAGCAATATTTTTCATTTTTTACAGGATTATTTTGAGGAATTGGTATCACTATATGAGAAAGAAGTTTTATCATCGCCGTCGTCGTCGTTTTTTAATAAATAAGCATGGTGAAACTGTTTGATATTCTGCTGTGTATCCATAAAAGGAAATATAGACATTATAGAAATAAACGCAGAAGCCGCCGCATAAAATCCAAAACCCTTGCTGATACTAACATCACCACCTCGTAAAGCATTGTAACATCCACACACAGCAATAACTGCAGTAGTAATACCAAGAATGCTAGATAAACAAATAGCAGCTTTTCTGACTGATAAAGTTTTTTCATAATTGTCTTGATCTAACTTCTGCATCCTTTTAAGAGTTTTGACGTATTTTTCTTGATTCAAGCATACTTTTCCTGCTTTTGAATTGTCATTTTTATCATTTACATTGCTCTTCATACCATGCAAATGAGCACCAGAAATACATATTAAACCAATAACTATAAAAAAAACAGTGTACATTTTCATAAAAATATCCTTAATTAAATTAGAGACTATCTCATATACTCAATATTACTATCAATAACTTCATCATCAATAACTTCATCGCGAGCTTCATAGTTTTTTTGAACATTTATTACATGACGATTAGCAGATTCATCCAAAAAGCTATTTGCACACAGCGTGCATCCAAAACTCATACCTGCTAACATAGCAGAAAAAAGTGCTCCACCCACAAAGTACAAAGGTTCTGCAATTTTTTGCATATCTTTACTAACACCCATACAAGCACAAACAATCGCAGCAAAAAGTGCTGTCATAGTTAATGTACCTCCGATTGCATAGGTAATCATTTTAGATATCCCATGACCAAATGGATTTCTTTCTTTATCTAACTCATGTGCTTGTTTTAACATCTGCATATAAATATGAGGCTGTAAAGGAATTTTTTTATCTCCAATTTTTTTATCTTTTTTGATGTCACAAGTATTGTTAGCATCATTATTCACGGACTTTTTTTCTTCTGCGAAACAAAAACCGATTGGCGAATTTGACAAAAGAGAAATAATTAAAAAATATTTAAATATAGTATTTCTGATCATAATGCAACCTATAGTAAAAAATGCACTTTATTCAAAACCTTAAGAACAATAATAATAAAATTAAAAATAAATACAACTTCGAGCTACAAATAAATTAATGCACATTTGGTACTGCCATCTGAGTGAATATGAATAAGACCTTTTGCTATAACAACTTTTACTCGATTTTAAATATATCATTGTTTTTCCGGGCTTATCTACCATAGACTGGTGATGTGATCGGCCAATATAAGGCTCTGTATCACACAAACTATTAAAATAATGCTTTGTCAGATAGGGGGAGTTGATGAAAACACTATTTAATAAGAATTTACAAGAACATATACCAGAAATGCTCCCGGTGATTCCCACCATGGACGTTGTGGTATTTCCACACACAATTGTACCACTCCTTGTGATGGATGAAAAAATAATTTCTGGAATTAACGATTCATTGCAAAAATCTCGACTCGTTTTGCTCATTGCAGCAAAAAAACAACTCGACCAACAAGAAGTAATCGGCACCAAAGATTTATACAGTATTGGCACAGTTGCTTCTATCATGCGTCTTATTAAAATTCCTGAAGGCGGCATAAAAATTTTAGTTCAGGGAGTAAGTAAAGTACAAATTAAAGAAATTATTGCTGAAGATAACTCTTTACATGCCACAGTAGAAGAAATGAAGTTTACCGATAATGAAAATGAAGAGATAATCAAAGCCCAAATAAAAAACATCAAATCTTTGACGGAAAAAATGACCGTATCTGGCAATGCTTTTAGCCCAGATTTTCATCTTATTCTTTCAAAAATGCAAGATCCTGATAAAATTGCCGATTTTATTCTTTCTCATCTCAGTCTTTCCGTTCAACAAGCGCAAAAGCTTTTGGAATCAAAAACAAAACAAGATTTATTAGATCTCCTGCATCAACACCTATACAAAGAAATCGAAGTTGCAGAAATTCAAGAACGCATTCGCAATAATGCACGAGAATCAATGAACAAATCACAAAAGGAATTTTATCTGCGAGAGCAACTCAAAGCAATCAAAAAAGAACTGGGTGAAGATGATACAGAAGAAATTGACCAAATGCGAGAACAGCTAGAACATTTACCAGTATCTGAGGAAACAAAAAAAGAAATTGAACGACAAGTTAATCGACTAGAAAAAACATCACCTGACTCTATGGAGGCTTCTGTTATAAGAAATTACTTAGACTGGATTTTTGCTTTGCCATGGGGCAAACAGACAATAGATAACCTTGATATTAAGCACGCACAAGATGTCCTTGACAGAGAACATTATGGTCTTAAAGATATTAAAGATCGAATTTTGGATTTCATATCTATTAGAAACCTCAAAAAAGATGGGTACGCTCCTATTTTATGTTTTGTTGGCCCGCCAGGAACTGGAAAAACGTCACTCGGTAAATCAATTGCTCATGCACTTAACAAAGAATATGTACGCATTTCATTAGGTGGTGTAAAAGATGAAGCCGAAATTCGTGGACACCGCAGAACATATGTTGGCGCGATGCCTGGTCGTTTTATCCAGGCAATACGAAAAGCAAACTCATGTAATCCAATTATCGTTATTGATGAACTTGATAAAATTGGCGTAGATTTTAGAGGTGATCCATCAGCTGCGATGTTAGAAGTCCTTGATCCACAACAAAACAGAACATTTTATGATAATTATCTGGGAATTCCATTTGACTTATCACAAGTTATGTTTGTTGCTACCGCAAATAACTTAAGTACTATTTCTGAACCACTACGCGACAGAATGGAAGTAATCGAACTTTCTGGCTATACAATAGAAGAGAAAATAAATATTGCACAAAAACATTTGACTGAAAAAGCAATGCTTGATACAGGCCTTAATATACAAAAAGCAAAAATAGCACGCGATGTAATTGTTGACTTGATAACTAATTATACAAAAGAAGCGGGTGTCAGACAGCTTGAGAGAATGATTAGAACTCTATGCTCTAAAGCAGCCCGTGCAATCGTACAAGAAAATAAGATACTAAAATTTTGCTGCAATAATTTAGAGCAATATCTTGGACCACGCAAATATCTTGATGAACAAGCACTACTGCATGACTCTATTGGCATTACAAATGGACTTGCATGGACAGCATATGGCGGACAAATGATCAAAATTGAAGCAGTTTTAATGCCTGGCAAAGGAAATTTGATTTTGACTGGACAACTTGGTGATGTTATGAAAGAGTCTGCTCAAGCAGCTATGAGTTATGCAAAGGCACATGCCAAACGCTTTAAAATTCCATATGAAGTATTTACACGACATGATTTGCATATTCATGTTCCTGCTGGCGCTGTTCCAAAGGATGGCCCATCTGCTGGAATCACAATGCTTACTTCAATCTTATCGGCATTAACTCAACGGCCGATCAACGCAAAATATGCAATGACTGGAGAACTTAATTTGCGAGGTGAGGTTATGCCAATTGGTGGTGTACGAGAAAAAATATTAGCAGCAAAACGTAATAACGTTCCACACGTATTTTTACCAGTCAAAAATAAAAATGATTTGATTGGACACGAAGAAGTTGCTGATGGCATTGAAGTCATTTGGGTAGAGCATGCAGATGAAGTAATTGATCGTATTTTAATGCCAGTTACTCGCGCCAAAGCGTAATAAAAATTTGATTTCGATTAATAATATTTTATTGCTCCGCTGTAATAAGCGGAGCATTTTTTATACTCTTTATATTTGACATAGTATTGTTTTATTTGCATAACTTGCCTGAATTAACTCAGTAAAAAGGTATATAACATGAAAATTATGACCATCGGTAGCGCAATGCGGGATATTTTTATTCAACACCAAAATATTGAAACAAAAAAGTTTGAGCATAACGGCGCACAAGAATGCTTTGTATTATTGCGCGAGGGAGCAAAAATAGAAGTTGATGCAATAGAGTATTATACTGGCGGCGGCGCAACTAATTCAGCTATTTCACTTTCTCGTCTGGGTTTTGATGTTACTACATTTTGCAAAGTGGGCAATGATAATCAAGCAAACGCAATTACTCAAGAACTTACCCAAGAAAAAATAAATACAGATTTAATTATACAACACAAAAAAATTTCAACCGGCAGTTCATTCATTATTCCATGTCCATCCGGGAACAGAACTGTACTTATCTATCGTGGCGCAAACATTACTATAGAAAAAAAAGATATTCCGTTTGAACAAATAAAAAAAATGGATCAACTCTATATCACATCTCTTAGCCAAAAAACTTCTGATCTTTTGTTACCTATTACCGACTTTGCAAAACAACAGAACATACCAGTTGCCACAAATCCAGGAACCAGCCAACTAGAATCAGGTGCACCAATACTTAAAAAGTGTTTAGCTAATATCGATATATTAATTCTAAATGCTTACGAAGCAAGCTTACTTGGCTGCTCTCTACATGGAAACAAAAATAACTGCTCTCGTGAAGATTATTTTAAATACGTGCTAGACAAAGGCCCACGCATTGCAGTTGTTACAGATGGCGCTAATGGTGTATATGTTGCTACACAAGAATCAACATATTTTCATCCAAGTATACCAACTAATGTTGTTTCAACTTTGGGCGCAGGCGATGCATTTGCCTCA
The window above is part of the Candidatus Dependentiae bacterium genome. Proteins encoded here:
- the lon gene encoding endopeptidase La, which produces MKTLFNKNLQEHIPEMLPVIPTMDVVVFPHTIVPLLVMDEKIISGINDSLQKSRLVLLIAAKKQLDQQEVIGTKDLYSIGTVASIMRLIKIPEGGIKILVQGVSKVQIKEIIAEDNSLHATVEEMKFTDNENEEIIKAQIKNIKSLTEKMTVSGNAFSPDFHLILSKMQDPDKIADFILSHLSLSVQQAQKLLESKTKQDLLDLLHQHLYKEIEVAEIQERIRNNARESMNKSQKEFYLREQLKAIKKELGEDDTEEIDQMREQLEHLPVSEETKKEIERQVNRLEKTSPDSMEASVIRNYLDWIFALPWGKQTIDNLDIKHAQDVLDREHYGLKDIKDRILDFISIRNLKKDGYAPILCFVGPPGTGKTSLGKSIAHALNKEYVRISLGGVKDEAEIRGHRRTYVGAMPGRFIQAIRKANSCNPIIVIDELDKIGVDFRGDPSAAMLEVLDPQQNRTFYDNYLGIPFDLSQVMFVATANNLSTISEPLRDRMEVIELSGYTIEEKINIAQKHLTEKAMLDTGLNIQKAKIARDVIVDLITNYTKEAGVRQLERMIRTLCSKAARAIVQENKILKFCCNNLEQYLGPRKYLDEQALLHDSIGITNGLAWTAYGGQMIKIEAVLMPGKGNLILTGQLGDVMKESAQAAMSYAKAHAKRFKIPYEVFTRHDLHIHVPAGAVPKDGPSAGITMLTSILSALTQRPINAKYAMTGELNLRGEVMPIGGVREKILAAKRNNVPHVFLPVKNKNDLIGHEEVADGIEVIWVEHADEVIDRILMPVTRAKA
- a CDS encoding carbohydrate kinase family protein; the protein is MRDIFIQHQNIETKKFEHNGAQECFVLLREGAKIEVDAIEYYTGGGATNSAISLSRLGFDVTTFCKVGNDNQANAITQELTQEKINTDLIIQHKKISTGSSFIIPCPSGNRTVLIYRGANITIEKKDIPFEQIKKMDQLYITSLSQKTSDLLLPITDFAKQQNIPVATNPGTSQLESGAPILKKCLANIDILILNAYEASLLGCSLHGNKNNCSREDYFKYVLDKGPRIAVVTDGANGVYVATQESTYFHPSIPTNVVSTLGAGDAFASCFVASILERRSITESLVRGIINSSSVIQYLDAKTGLLDSQELADRFTQIGINKIQKN